One stretch of Tepidibacter hydrothermalis DNA includes these proteins:
- a CDS encoding DUF4363 family protein — protein MKPFIISIISAIIIIFSWNYIYSNHIDATCTEFVDSLDSISNNIDKNNWKSVSNEFMKINKKWDSIRYKWSVLLDHHELDNIDVAMAKLIKNIELKNIPLSHEQIQSLKEFFKLISENEKLTLTNIL, from the coding sequence TATCTGCCATTATAATAATATTCTCTTGGAATTATATATATAGTAATCATATAGATGCTACTTGTACTGAATTTGTAGATTCTCTAGACTCTATATCTAATAATATAGATAAAAATAATTGGAAAAGTGTAAGTAATGAATTTATGAAAATTAATAAAAAATGGGATAGTATTCGGTATAAATGGAGTGTTTTATTAGATCATCATGAACTTGACAACATTGATGTTGCCATGGCAAAACTCATAAAAAATATCGAACTTAAAAACATACCTCTATCTCATGAGCAAATACAATCTCTTAAGGAATTTTTCAAACTGATATCTGAAAACGAAAAACTTACACTTACAAATATATTATAA